One Fibrobacter sp. UWP2 genomic region harbors:
- a CDS encoding UPF0175 family protein — protein MNMQTATIEITTAMEPYVNKRDMWLKQRAMLLYPYIQNGTISHGRAAEILEMDKWSLIQLYGSMGIPYIDMDEAELERDIANALAACGESK, from the coding sequence ATGAATATGCAAACCGCAACAATTGAAATAACGACTGCGATGGAACCTTATGTAAATAAGCGTGACATGTGGCTGAAGCAACGTGCGATGCTCCTGTACCCCTATATCCAGAACGGGACGATTTCGCATGGCCGTGCCGCCGAGATCCTTGAAATGGACAAGTGGTCTCTTATCCAGTTGTATGGTTCTATGGGCATTCCGTATATTGACATGGACGAAGCGGAACTTGAGCGTGACATTGCAAACGCCCTTGCTGCATGTGGAGAGTCTAAGTGA